The Elusimicrobiota bacterium genome includes a region encoding these proteins:
- a CDS encoding EutN/CcmL family microcompartment protein: protein MIFARVTGTVVCTLKDEKLVGSKLLLVQPVDLAGASKGSPLVAVDSVGAGEGELVLLVQGSSARQTTRTEGRPVDAVIFAIVDTVEANGKTAFKKSEDANAK, encoded by the coding sequence ATGATCTTCGCCCGCGTCACGGGCACCGTCGTCTGCACGTTAAAGGATGAGAAGCTGGTCGGATCGAAGCTGCTGCTGGTGCAGCCCGTCGATCTGGCCGGCGCCTCCAAGGGCAGCCCCCTCGTCGCCGTCGACTCCGTCGGCGCCGGCGAGGGGGAGCTCGTGCTTCTCGTGCAGGGATCGAGTGCCAGACAGACCACGCGCACCGAAGGCCGGCCCGTCGACGCGGTGATCTTCGCCATCGTCGACACGGTCGAAGCGAACGGAAAGACGGCGTTTAAGAAGTCCGAGGACGCGAATGCAAAGTGA
- a CDS encoding triose-phosphate isomerase: protein MASPLRRPLLAGNWKMNLTLAQSVELAKLVAGGANSASGEVAVFVPATAITVVGEVLKGTSVRLGAQNGYFEASGAYTGEISMGQVKDAGCSMVLIGHSERRKLFGDTDEWINKKLGAALKAGLTPVVCVGETLEERESQKTWRVLETQIAGGLKGFAPADLPKVVIAYEPVWAIGTGKTASPAQAQEAHLFIRAQLAKLHGDGFAAGTRILYGGSVTAENVDSLMAQPDVDGALVGGASLKKDFLRIMGFQKA from the coding sequence ATGGCATCCCCTTTGCGCCGTCCGCTGCTCGCCGGTAACTGGAAAATGAACCTGACCTTGGCTCAGTCCGTCGAGCTGGCTAAACTCGTCGCCGGTGGGGCCAATTCGGCCTCGGGCGAGGTCGCCGTGTTCGTGCCCGCGACCGCGATCACCGTCGTGGGCGAGGTGCTCAAGGGGACCTCGGTCCGCCTCGGGGCGCAGAACGGATACTTCGAGGCCTCGGGCGCCTACACCGGCGAGATATCGATGGGTCAGGTCAAGGACGCGGGCTGCTCCATGGTGCTGATCGGCCACAGCGAGCGCCGCAAGCTGTTCGGCGATACCGACGAGTGGATCAACAAGAAGCTAGGCGCGGCGCTGAAAGCGGGCCTGACCCCGGTCGTCTGCGTGGGCGAGACGCTCGAGGAGCGCGAGTCGCAGAAGACTTGGCGCGTGCTCGAGACGCAGATCGCGGGCGGCCTGAAGGGCTTCGCCCCCGCCGACCTGCCCAAGGTGGTCATCGCCTACGAGCCCGTGTGGGCCATCGGCACCGGCAAGACCGCCTCGCCCGCGCAGGCCCAGGAAGCGCACCTGTTCATTCGCGCCCAGCTGGCCAAGCTCCACGGCGACGGCTTCGCCGCGGGCACGCGCATCCTTTACGGCGGCTCGGTCACCGCGGAGAACGTGGATTCGCTGATGGCGCAGCCCGACGTGGACGGCGCTCTCGTCGGCGGCGCCTCGCTCAAGAAAGACTTCCTGCGCATCATGGGATTCCAAAAAGCGTGA
- a CDS encoding aldehyde dehydrogenase, with amino-acid sequence MQSEEIARIVSEVLKRLEKEEMGSVLTSKSSEAPARFPNPLPLRSCSSVVYPSVDAAVQAAVAAQGEFQDLGLELRREVIRAMRKAAIANAERLAKMAVEETGMGRWQDKVQKNLVCATRTPGVEDLVSRAYTGDKGLTLVEYAAYGVVAAITPSTNPAATIINNAISIIAAGNAVVFAPHPASFKTCVETMRLLCEAAVAAGAPAGLITTCDKPSQDNTKNLLAHPDTRVNMVTGGPAIVKVAMTVGKTCKTIAAGPGNPPVVVDETAVFPKCAEDVIFGASFDNNVLCTAEKEVIVTAAARDRFLAGMRGDRRAFELSAAQTEALVKLVIKAGGRGCKDPVLNRDFVGKDASVLAKGIGLEIPKEARLLWAEVPNDHTLVWTEQLMPFLPVTVARDVDAAIDLAVQAEGGHRHTAAMHSTNVANLTKMGRAMQCSIYVKNAPTLYGLGLGEGYATMSIGTPTGDGLTKASHFARPLHCALVGYFRIA; translated from the coding sequence ATGCAAAGTGAAGAAATAGCACGCATCGTCTCCGAAGTGCTTAAGCGGTTGGAAAAAGAGGAGATGGGTTCCGTTCTGACCTCGAAGTCGTCGGAAGCTCCGGCAAGGTTCCCCAATCCGTTGCCGTTAAGATCATGTTCTTCCGTCGTTTACCCGTCCGTAGACGCCGCCGTTCAAGCCGCGGTCGCCGCCCAAGGCGAATTTCAGGACCTCGGGCTGGAACTCAGACGCGAAGTGATCCGCGCCATGCGCAAGGCCGCCATCGCGAACGCCGAGCGCCTCGCGAAGATGGCCGTCGAGGAGACCGGCATGGGCCGTTGGCAGGACAAGGTCCAGAAGAACTTGGTATGTGCAACGCGTACGCCGGGCGTCGAGGATCTCGTCAGCCGCGCCTACACCGGCGACAAGGGACTGACCTTGGTCGAGTATGCGGCCTACGGCGTCGTCGCCGCGATCACGCCGTCGACCAACCCCGCCGCGACCATCATCAACAACGCGATCTCGATCATCGCGGCCGGCAACGCCGTCGTCTTCGCGCCGCACCCCGCCTCCTTCAAGACCTGCGTCGAGACCATGCGCCTGCTCTGCGAGGCCGCCGTCGCCGCCGGCGCGCCCGCCGGCCTCATCACGACCTGCGACAAGCCGTCCCAGGACAACACGAAGAACCTGCTCGCCCATCCCGACACGCGCGTGAACATGGTCACCGGCGGCCCCGCGATCGTGAAGGTCGCGATGACGGTGGGCAAAACGTGCAAGACCATCGCGGCCGGCCCGGGAAACCCGCCTGTCGTCGTGGACGAGACCGCGGTCTTCCCGAAGTGCGCGGAAGACGTGATATTCGGCGCGAGCTTCGACAACAACGTCCTCTGCACCGCGGAGAAGGAAGTCATCGTCACCGCCGCGGCCCGCGACAGATTTCTCGCCGGAATGCGCGGCGACCGTCGAGCTTTCGAGCTCAGCGCCGCTCAGACCGAGGCGTTGGTGAAGCTCGTCATCAAGGCGGGGGGGCGTGGATGCAAGGACCCGGTCCTCAACCGCGACTTCGTCGGTAAAGACGCGTCGGTCTTGGCCAAAGGAATAGGTTTGGAGATCCCCAAGGAAGCCCGTCTTCTCTGGGCGGAGGTCCCTAACGACCATACGCTGGTCTGGACCGAACAGCTCATGCCGTTCTTGCCGGTGACCGTGGCTCGTGACGTCGACGCCGCCATCGACCTCGCCGTGCAAGCTGAAGGAGGGCATCGGCATACCGCCGCGATGCACTCCACCAACGTCGCCAACCTCACCAAGATGGGGCGGGCGATGCAGTGTTCCATCTACGTCAAGAACGCGCCCACCTTGTACGGGCTCGGCCTCGGCGAAGGCTACGCCACGATGTCGATCGGCACGCCGACCGGCGACGGGCTGACCAAGGCCTCACATTTCGCGCGCCCGCTGCACTGCGCGCTCGTCGGATACTTCCGGATCGCGTAA
- a CDS encoding BMC domain-containing protein, giving the protein MLANLAVGFLESSSIAKGIEATDAMVKMASIKLAKTTIVARGKYIIFVTGALGEVESSMRAGREVLGKTLVDEVLIRNVHNQVVAALDKRVPVEVLGAVGIIETKEAIAAVLAADAGAKAANVHLIEVKTVVGGGKGYVTLCGEVGDVRTAVAAGISAIRKDLIVSHVIIPQADPQLLATVGK; this is encoded by the coding sequence ATGCTCGCCAACCTCGCCGTCGGATTCCTCGAATCATCCTCGATCGCCAAGGGCATCGAGGCGACGGACGCCATGGTCAAGATGGCGTCGATCAAGCTCGCGAAGACGACGATCGTCGCGCGCGGCAAGTACATCATCTTCGTGACCGGCGCCCTGGGTGAGGTGGAAAGCTCGATGCGCGCGGGCCGCGAGGTCTTGGGAAAAACGCTGGTGGACGAGGTCCTCATCCGCAACGTCCACAACCAGGTCGTCGCCGCCCTCGACAAGCGCGTCCCCGTCGAGGTCCTCGGCGCGGTCGGCATCATCGAGACGAAGGAGGCGATCGCGGCCGTGCTCGCCGCCGACGCGGGCGCCAAGGCCGCCAACGTCCACCTCATCGAGGTGAAGACCGTCGTCGGCGGAGGCAAGGGCTACGTGACGCTGTGCGGCGAGGTGGGCGACGTGCGCACCGCCGTCGCGGCCGGCATCAGCGCCATCCGCAAGGACCTGATCGTCAGCCACGTGATCATCCCGCAGGCCGACCCCCAGCTCCTCGCGACGGTGGGAAAATAG
- the pduL gene encoding phosphate propanoyltransferase, whose translation MKRSKLDIPAGVSVKHCHLTKEHFKILFGASAEPKRVKDIKQPGFYAAEEMIDVKGPKGVLKKIRLVAPYRDHTQIEVALTDAMAIGLKPPVRESGDVKGSAGAILIGPAGQVEIKEGVIIAQRHLHFSPSEAKNLGVASGEVVRVRCGAGGGRSTVFEDVVVRVSDKYSLEFHVDTDEANAAGIKTGDVVHIA comes from the coding sequence ATGAAGCGCTCGAAGCTCGACATTCCCGCCGGCGTCTCGGTTAAGCACTGCCACCTCACGAAGGAGCATTTCAAGATATTGTTCGGCGCGTCCGCCGAGCCCAAGCGCGTCAAGGACATCAAGCAGCCCGGCTTCTACGCGGCCGAGGAGATGATCGACGTGAAGGGCCCCAAGGGCGTGCTCAAGAAGATCCGCCTCGTCGCTCCGTACCGCGACCACACCCAGATCGAGGTGGCGCTCACCGACGCGATGGCCATCGGCCTCAAGCCGCCGGTGCGCGAGTCGGGCGACGTGAAGGGGTCGGCGGGCGCGATCCTGATCGGTCCCGCGGGACAGGTGGAGATCAAGGAGGGCGTCATCATCGCCCAGCGTCATCTCCATTTCTCGCCGAGCGAGGCCAAGAATCTGGGGGTCGCGTCCGGCGAGGTCGTGCGCGTCCGCTGCGGCGCCGGCGGCGGGCGCTCCACCGTCTTCGAAGACGTCGTCGTGCGCGTATCGGACAAGTACAGCCTGGAATTCCATGTCGACACGGACGAAGCCAATGCCGCCGGGATCAAGACCGGCGACGTCGTACACATCGCGTAA
- a CDS encoding BMC domain-containing protein: protein MNALGMIETRGLIACVEAADAAVKAADVRIVGYEKVGTGLVTVLFRGEVAACKAACDSGAAAAQKVGELIAVHVIPQPHPDLEGKMPISSPETLARKK, encoded by the coding sequence ATGAACGCACTCGGAATGATCGAGACCCGCGGCCTGATCGCCTGCGTGGAGGCCGCCGACGCCGCCGTGAAGGCCGCCGACGTCCGCATCGTCGGCTACGAGAAGGTCGGCACCGGCCTCGTGACCGTGCTGTTCCGCGGCGAGGTCGCCGCGTGCAAGGCCGCCTGCGACTCCGGCGCCGCCGCCGCGCAGAAAGTCGGCGAGCTCATCGCCGTGCACGTCATCCCGCAGCCCCACCCCGACCTCGAGGGCAAGATGCCGATCTCTTCCCCCGAGACCTTGGCGCGCAAGAAGTAA